One genomic segment of Pueribacillus theae includes these proteins:
- a CDS encoding GNAT family N-acetyltransferase, whose amino-acid sequence MSWYEELNTYFPVDEMKSKRQFDALLSEKEEIYRKDEGQYHVLIYAEFETFIFIDFVWVSEKSRGKGIGHQLMAKLKAKNKPIILEVEPIDEDERDTEKRLRFYKREGFKHVLPIVYKHQDFIRNKETQLEILYWANSEVSERAIFEDMKKVYEQIHSYKVKEIYGYTPKPTSDVVRFEENRGLQNILL is encoded by the coding sequence ATGAGCTGGTATGAAGAATTGAATACGTATTTTCCCGTCGATGAAATGAAATCGAAAAGGCAATTTGATGCTCTATTATCAGAAAAAGAAGAGATATACCGTAAAGACGAGGGACAATATCACGTTTTAATTTACGCAGAGTTCGAAACTTTTATATTTATCGATTTTGTATGGGTCTCAGAAAAATCAAGAGGCAAAGGGATTGGCCATCAATTAATGGCAAAGCTGAAAGCTAAAAATAAACCAATCATTTTAGAAGTGGAACCGATTGATGAAGACGAACGGGATACGGAAAAGAGACTTCGTTTTTATAAGCGGGAAGGATTTAAACATGTACTGCCCATTGTTTATAAACATCAAGATTTTATAAGAAATAAAGAGACCCAATTGGAAATATTGTACTGGGCAAATAGCGAGGTATCTGAAAGGGCCATTTTTGAAGATATGAAGAAAGTATACGAACAGATTCATTCTTATAAAGTGAAAGAAATATATGGATACACCCCAAAACCTACGAGCGACGTTGTACGCTTTGAAGAAAATCGGGGTTTGCAAAATATTCTCCTATAA